The Pseudomonas sp. SCB32 DNA window GTCCGCCTCCGCTCCAGGTTCCACCGTGAGCAGGTACCTGCCGCTGGCGGAGCCCGCCCCCATTGCCGTCACACGCGGCAATCCCAGCTTGGCGAGCTCCCCGGTCGCCACGATGTAACTGTTGTTCTGGGCGAAGTAGCGCGCCTCCCGTGCAGCCGCGTCGAGTAATAGCGCCTGGCCCTCGGTCCGACCGGTACGCACGACATACTGCTGATAATTGGGGTAGGTGATCGCCGCCAGAATGGCAGCGATGGCAAGCACCATCATGAGTTCGACGAGGGTGACGCCCGTTTCCAAGGTCCTGCTCATTTCCCGGTCTCCGGCAT harbors:
- a CDS encoding type IV pilin protein — encoded protein: MSRTLETGVTLVELMMVLAIAAILAAITYPNYQQYVVRTGRTEGQALLLDAAAREARYFAQNNSYIVATGELAKLGLPRVTAMGAGSASGRYLLTVEPGAEADGGYRLTATPQGTQGQDLSCGALSLNTLGEQQSAAGDAADCWR